The genomic segment AGCACGGTTTCGTCGTGGAGGCGGCCCCGATGGGTCTGGGTTTCTGGACGGCGCTCACCCCGTGGCAGGGCGGCGAGTCGCACAAGCGCGAACAGCTGCGGCTGCGGCACGTGTCGGGTGTGTGGGGTTTCGCGCGGGACCACGGCTCGGGCCGCGTCGAGCTGGGCCCGGACGGCATGCCGCTGATCCACTGGGACCTGAACGACGACGTCGATCTGGAGGTCGTGCGGCGTTGCCACGTCGAACTGGCGAAGTTGTTGCGCGCGGCGGGCGCACGCGAGATCTTCACGTTCCTGCCGGGTGATCCGCGATGGCGGGAGGGAGAGGACTTCCAGGCGTTCCTCGGCACCCTGGCCGCGCTGGAGGGGCCGGACGTCCTGACGTTGTCGGCGCACCAGTCGGGCACCTGCGCCACGGGCACGGTCGTGGACGGCGAGGGTCAGCTCTTCGATGTCCGGGGCGTCTATGTGGCCGACGCTTCGGCGCTGCCCACCGCGCCCGGCGTCAACCCGATGGTCTCGATCGAGGCGTACGCGGCCAAGACCGCGGGGCACATCGTGGCGGCGCTCAGATCTCCTGCGCGCTGAGCAGCTTCGTCATCCGCCGGCCGACCAGGTTGAGCAGGCCGACGTAACGATCGACCTTGGCCCGCGTCGTCGGGGCGGTCACCGAGAGGGCCGCCACGACGGCGCCGGTCGCGCCGGTGAGCGGGATGGCCACGCTCATGTAACCGATCCGGGTCTGCTCGAACTCGGCCACGAAGCCCTGCTCGCGGGCCTTCTGCAGCTCCTGGGCGAGCAGGCCGGGGGCCACCGTGGTGCGCGGCGTGACCCGGGTCAGCGGGGCGGTCATCACCTCGTCGAGCAGGTGCCGCGAGCCGAACGCGAGCAGCGCCTTGCCGGTCGCCGTGCAGTGCAGCGGCATCCGCCCGGCCACGCGCGAGGGCCGGCTGATCTGGGCGTGCTCCCCCGACACCTTGTCCAGGTAGAGCACTTCGAGGCCGTCGGCCACGGCCAGGTGCGCGGTCTCGTGGGTGGCCTGCACCAGATCGATCATCAGCGGGCGGGCCAGGTCGCGCAGGATCCGCTGGCGGGGCACGCGCTGGCCGATCTCGAAGAGCCGCATGCCGAGCCGGTACTCGCCGTTGCGGCGCTCCAGCAGCCCCCACTGCACGAGCTCCTGGCTGAGCCGGTGCACCGACGCCTTCGCGAGGCCGGTGCGCCGGGCCAGTTCGCTGAGGCTGAGCGTCTCGTCGTCGAGGCCGAACACCTCGAGGATGCGGCGCACCTTGCCGAGCACGCTGTTGCTGTCGGGGGCGGGATGAGGGTCGCGAGGGTCGGGCTGAAACAGGCAGTTCGCTGCGGGGGCCTCCATCACCTGAATCTCGTCGCCCGCGTCACACTTATCAACGAAACGGTCCGGCCAGCGGAACACGTCCCGCCAGCCGGACCACCCCGTCTCAGAACGAAAGAACCGCGCGACCCCGTACGTGTCCCGACCGCATCCGCGCGATCGCGTCCACCGCGTCCGCCAGCGGGACGCTTTCCACCGCCACGCTCAGCTCGCCCGCCGCCAGCCGCTCGATCAGCGCGGGCGCCAGCTCCCGGGCCCGGCGCTCGTGCCGGATCATGTTGACCGGCAGCAGCGCCACGTCGTCGAGCAGCCAGCTCGGCAGGTCGATGGTGACCTCGGTGCCGGCCACGTAACCGATCACCACGGCCCGCCCGCCCTGGCGCACCCAGCGGCTGCGCCCGACCAGGCCGTCGCCGCCGAGCGTGTCGATCAGCAGGTCGAAGGGGCGGTCGTCGAACGCGCCCAGCACGACACCGGTGACACCGTCGGGGACGAGCGCGAGCTGATCCTCGCGGGCGACCAGGCCGGTCACCTCGGCCCCGGCCAGCCGCGCCTGCTGGGCCACGCTGGCCCCCACGGCCCCGGCCGCGCCGACCACGGCGACCTTCTCCCCCGGCTGCAGCTTGGCCACGTCGTGCAGCACGACCGCGGCGGTCGTGGTGGGCACGAAGAACGTCGCCGCCACCTCGGCCGGCACCCCGGCGTCGACCACGGTGACCGCCTTGCGGGGCACGCTCACCCGCTCCTGCCAGGTGCCACCGCGCAGCAGGCCCAGGCCCGCGCCGCGCAGCATCACCTGGGTGCCGGGCTCGAGGTCGTCCGCCTCGACGACCACGCCGCTGCCCTCGACCCCGCCGGTGTAGGGCAGCGGCGGCTTGAGCCCGAACGTGCCGGACGCGACGGTGAGGTCGAGGTGGGCCAGCGCGGCCGCGCGCACCTGCACGAGCACCTCGCCCGCACCCCGTACGGGCTCCTCGATCTCGTCGACGACCGGGTCCTGGCCCCAGTCGTGGAAGCGCAGCGCGCGCATCAGGCGGCCTTGGCCAGGAACTCGAGGCTGAGCGGGTTGTAGATCGCGGCCTGCTCGTGCTGCGGCCAGTGACCCGTGTCCTCGAACAGCTCCAGCCGCGAACCCGGGATGGCCTCGTGCATGGCCTGAGCCTCGGGCACGTCACCGAACGGGTTCTTGCGGCCCCAGACGATCAGCGTGGGCTGGGTGATCGCGCCCATCTGCTCCTCGGTCAGCAGGTTGCGCTGCCGGATCTCCATCTTCTGCAGCGAGAGCAGGTTGTCGATGTTGGCTACGAAGTCGGGCTCGTGGTAGATCCGGTGCCGCACGTCGACCAGCTCCTCGGTCGCGTTGACCGGGTCGGCCATCAGCAGCCGCAGCCGCTTGCGGGTCAGCTCGACGTCGTCGGTCGCCACGGCCTGCCGGGTGCTGGAGTCGATCCGCTGCATCACCTCGGGGTTGGCCACGGTGCCGCCCGCGCAGAGCAGCTGCAAGCTGGCCACGCGGCCGGGGAAGTCGACGGCGGCGCGCGCGCCGACCCAGCCGCCGAGCGACTCGCCGACGATGTGCGCCTTCTCGATCCCGACGGCGTCGAAGTAGTCGAGCAGGTGCTTCACGTACAGCGGGATCTCGTACGGGTGGCCGGGCTTGCCGGTGTAGCCGTGGCCCAGCATGTCGATCGCGTGGACGGCGTAGTGCTCGGCGTGCGGCACGATGTTGCGCGTGAACGCCTCGAGGTGCCCGCTCGTGCCGTGCAGGAACACCACCGGGGTGCCCTCGCCGGCCCGCAGCGTCCGGGTCCTCACGCCGCCCGCGTCCACGTACGAGAGCGAGAACGGCACTGGCGTCAGGTCGGTCCAGATGGACATGGCAGGCACTCCTACGGCTGGTTGATGCGGTGGACTTGGGTGTTGCTGCGCTTGGCGAGCTCGCGCCCGGCCACCACGAGCAGGGCGGCCCCGGCGAGCGAAAGCAGAATCTTCATGTCAGTCCTTGTCTCGGCGGGCCACGTCGGCCAGGAAGGCGGCGACCACGGCGTGGTAGCGCTCGGGCTGCTCCTCCTGCAGGTGATGGGACACGTGGTCCATCACGTGCAGGTTGCCGTTGGGCACCATGCGGGCCAGCATCATCGGGTAGTCCGGGGTCAGGAACGCGTCCTCGCGGCCCCACATGAACAGCGTCGGCGCCTGCACCTGACCCAGCTCGGCGGTGAGGTCCTGCCACTCCCCGCGCGGCGAGTCCGACATCGCGGCCAGCGCGCGCTCCTCGGGATCGAGGCTCTGCTCGTAACGCATGTCGAGCGTCTCGTCGGGCAGCTGGTCGCCGTCCCACCACTCCAGGCGGGTGATCAGCTGGCGCATCTTCTCGCGGGTCGGGCCCTCGCCGCCGTAGTAGACGTCCCGAGCCGTACGGCCGCGGTGGCCGTTCTCGGGCAGCGGCGCGAGGGGGCCGTAGAAGACCGGCATGCTGCCCGTGACGACCAGCGACCGTACGCGGCCGGGGTATTTCGCGGCCAGGTTGAGCGCGATCGTGCCGCCCCAGGAGTTGCAGACGAAGTCGGCCCGCTCGATGCCGAGGGTGTCGAGCAGCTTGACCTGGCTGGCCGCGTGGAAGTCCCACATGGGCCCGGTGATGCGCACCTTCTCCGACTTGCCGTACTGCAGGATGTCGGGGATCACCACCCGGCGGTCGGCGGCGAACAGCTCGGCCACGGGACCGAAGTCGCTCCAACCGGTGCAGCCGGGGCCGCCGCCGTGCAGGAAGACGGTGTCAAGCCCCTGACCCATGTCGAGATAGTGGTAGCTCGCACCACCCGCGTCGGCATACTTGCCCTCGGGCGCCTTGCTCATCGTTCCTCCTCGGAGTTCGCGACCGCGACCCGCGCCAAGACCTCGCTCAGCCGGCGCATTTCGGTCACCTGGACGGTGTTCATGCCGAGCGCGAAGTCGATGCCGGGCAGCGGCGCCTTCGGCATGCCGACACGCGCGGTCGGGATGCCACGGGCGCGCAGGATGTTGGCATCGGTGGCCCCGCTGTTGTCGGGGACGGGCGTGTGCTCGCGGCCCGACGCCGCCTCCCACGCGCGGATCGTCTCGGTGATCACCCACGCGCCGGGGTCGGTGGCGGACGCCGGGATGTGGTTGACCAGCTCGCAGTCGATCTCGGCGGCGAGCTCACCGGCCACTCCGCGCAGAAAGTCCGCGAGCTCACGACGTACGGCCAAAGGCTCTTGACCTGGCGCGAGCCGAATGTCCAGCCGAACGCGGCACGCGGCCGGGGTCACCGCCGGCATCCGTTCCCAGCCGCCGGCGATCGAGCCGATGATGCCCTGGGGCGCGGCGGTCGAGGTGCGGTGCCGGGCCGGGAAGTCCGCGAGCCAGCGTTCCAGGCGCGTGATCACCTCGGCGGCGGCGACGATCGGGTTGGAGTACGGGAGCCGGTGGCGGCTCCCGGCGTACGTGTGAATGCCGTTGACCGTCAGCTCGAACCAGCAGAGCCCGACCTCGTCGTGGGCCACGAAGTCGCCCGGTTTGGCGATGATCGCGTGGTCGGTGTACCAGCCGCGCTCGAGCAGGAACGACGCCCCGACGCCGTGGCCGGTGTTCGCTCTCCGGGAATCCAGCGCGTTGGTCGGCATTCCCCCCGCGCCGAAAGCGAGCACCAGATCTCCCTTGGTCTCCGCGTTCGTCGCTGCAACCGCCTCCGCGTACGCCTGACCGACGACCAGCACGCACGCCGCGTGACCCTTGGGATTGCCGGCACCGAGACCCTGCACGTAATCGCCGTCGACCGTGGGATCCGGCCGCATGTCCGGACGCAGCCCGGGCCCGATCCACGGCACGTCCTCGTCTTTGTCGCCCGTCGTCAGCGTGTCGATCGGGGCGTAGAGCATGAGGTCGCGGCCGGTTCTTGCGCTCCGCACGCGGCCCACGGCGTTGGCTTGATCGGTGTCGATGCGCTGGACCTGCCCCGACATCTCTGACATCTGGGCAGCGAGCCACTCCGCCAGCGGCGCCTCACGGCCCGTCGGGCTGGGGATCGAGGTGACCGCCACCGCCGCCGCCCGCAGCCGCTCGGGCGTGATGCGGCGCAGCACCTCCTCGAGGAGGTCGCTCACGGGCGGATCACTCCGACACCCATGCCGGTCAGCCACTCGGGCATCGGGCTGTAGGCCAGGGTCCGGCCCGGCGCGAAGCCGAGCGCGGACGCCATGGTCAGCCACGTACGGATCTCCTGGCCGCCGTTGCCGGCCTCCTCACCGATCCGGGCGGTCGTCCAGTCGGCGTAGTGCGCGAGTTCGCCGCGGTCGAGGCGGCCCAGGAAGGCCTCGTCGAACTCGGGGAACAGGGTGGGCCGGGCCCCGACGATGATCTCGCGGCGGCGCTTGTCGTACTTCTCCCACTCGCCGCGGCCGTTGCGCCACGCCTCGACCAGGAACTCCTCGTCGTCACCGTCCGGGTCCTGCCAGCGGCTGGGCCAGGGCAGCTGGTGGCTCAGGCCGCCGCTCGCGATGACCACCGTACGGCGGTCGCTCTTCTCGACGGCCCGGGCGAGGTTGGCGCCCAGCTCGACGCAGCGCCTGACGGTCGGCAGCGGCGTGGCGAAGACGTTGACGACCAGCGGGGTGACCGGCACGTCGAGGTCGCGCAGCAGGTACTGCACGGCGTGGCTCTGGCCGTGGTCGATCGTCATCTTGGCGCTGATCGCGACCTCGGTGCCCCGCTCGACCAGCTCCTCCGCGAGGGCCTGAGCGAACGTGGGATCCGACTTCTGCGGGCCCTTGGGGGTGCCGCCGTCGCCCGCCGCGATCACCTCGTCGACACCCAGCGTGAACGACGGGATCAGGTCGAGCCAGAAACCGCGGAAGTGGTTGGAGCCGATGATCACGACGTTGTCCGGGCGGGCCTCGGCGATCGCGTCGCGAGCCGTCGCGAGCGCGTCGCGGAAGCGCTCGGCCCGGTCGATGCCGGCCACCTTGTCCCAGTGGGTGTTCATCAGCGTCGAGTGCGAGGCCGCGACGCCGAGCACGATCCCGCCCATCAGCGGGTCACTTCCGGCTTGCCGTGCTCGGCGGTGATGCCCTGCTCCCGGAGTCGCTCGACGCGCTCCTCGGTGACGTCCTCGGCCAGCTTGCGCCACTGCAGCAGCGACTCGTCGGGCCGGTAGAGGCGCTCCGGCGGGGCGTCGGTGACCTCGACCATCCACTTGTCCTGGCCGGAGAACTCGCCGTGGAACAGCCAGCGGATCGCGCCCAGGTATTTCGCGTAGAACGGCAGCGTGGCCGCGCCCTTGGCGAAATTGACCATCACACCGACGTACAGGTGGTTGTCCGCGTCGACCGGAACGTAGAACTCGTAGTGGATGAAGCCCGGATACGCGATGCGCAGCACGCCCGGCATCGAGATCGACGCGAAGCCCGGGAACTCCTGAGCCGCGATGACCTCGTTGACCTTGGCCGCGCCGCCGGTGTTGCCGATGTTGCGGTTCGCCGTCGCTCCCGGCTTCTTCTTCGACGGGTCGATCTTGTACCAGGCCTTGCCGCTCCACGTGCCGAGGCCGGGGAAGTCGGCGTCCCAGTACTGGTTGTCCTGCACACGGTAGATCCAGCGGCCGCGCTTGACGATCCGCGTGTCGTTGTGCACCGGCATCGCCTTGAAGAGCCGCCACAACGCCGTACGGTGCAGGTACTTGGCATGGCCCTCGTCGTAGCCGTTCTCGGCCGCGAACCGCCAGTTGCCCTCGCGGGGCTGGATGCGGGCGCCGATGACGGCCGCGTTCTCGACGAGCTCCTCCGGCAGCTGCTCGTCGATCGGCGGGGCGTCCTCGCCGTCGCCCACGAACAGCCACACCATGCCGAGCCGCTCGGCGGTCTCGAACGTGGGCTGGGTGACCTTGCCGCAGATCGGCGAGTTGGGGCCGTCGGTGATGGCCGCGGCCAGGTCACCGGTCTTCAGGTCGAACGTCCAGCCGTGGTAGACGCAGCTGACCGTGCCCGGGAACTGCTGGTTGCCGTAGCTCAGCGGCACCCCGCGGTGCGGGCAGCGGTCCTTGAGGGCGTAGACGGTGCCGTTGTCGCGCATGACCATGATCCGCTCGCCGAGCAGCGTGATGCCGGTGGGCTTGCCGGTGATCTGCGACGAGAACGCCACCGGATACCAGTAGCCGCGGAACCCGGCCTTCGCCTCCTGGTAGTGCGGCCAGCTCGACCAGTCCTGCCGTCCGGGCAGCCGGCCACGCCGCGAGGGACGCGAGGGGCGCCGGGGGCGTTCGGCCCGCGGGGCCGGCGTGCTTTCTGCGACCATGGTGCGACTCCCATCGTGCTGTTGCGATGGCGTGGAGCGAATCACCTCTCCCGGCCGGGTCCCAGCCTTCGAGTCCACCCACCGAAACGCGTTCCGCTCAGCGGTCCACGGTCCGCTCAGCGGTCTCCTTTGATAAGAAACGCGGCTCCGGCTCCTTACGGTCCTGGCCATGGAACCCACCACGACGATCCACACGGATCTGGTCATCGTCGGGGCCGGACCGACCGGCCTCTACGGCGCGTTCTGCGCCGGCTTCCGCGGCCTGAGCACCGTCCTGGTCGACGCGCTGCCCCAGGTGGGCGGTCAGATCGCCGCGCTCTACCCGGAGAAGGTCGTGCGCGACGTGGCCGGGCTGCCCGCCGTGACCGGCCGTGAACTCGTGGACGGGCTGGCCGCCCAGGCCGACGCGTTCGGCACGCGCTACCTGCTGGAACGGCAGGCGGTGGGGATCGGCCACGAAGCCGGGCGGCCGCAGCTGACCCTCTCCGACGGCACGATCGTCGACGCCGGGGCGGTCGTGCTGACCGCGGGCATCGGCACGTTCACGCCGCGGGCGTTGCCGGCCGGCGAGGAGTTCCTGGGCCGGGGGCTCTCCTACTTCGTGCCCGACCTGAGTGCGCACACCGACCGCGACGTCGTGGTGGTCGGCGGCGGCGACAGCGCCATCGACTGGGCCAACGCGCTGGTGCCGCTGGCCCGCTCGGTCACGGTGGTGCACCGCCGGGCCCGGTTCCGCGCGCACGCCGCGTCGATCACCGAGGCCGAGCAGGCCGGGGTCGTGTTCCGCACCAACTGCGAGGTGTCCGAACTGCTCGGTGGTGACCGGCTCGAGAAGGTGCGCATCGGGGACGAGCTCGTCGAGGCCGACAGCGTGATCGCCGCGCTCGGCTTCATCTCCGACCTGGGGCCCCTCGCCGACTGGGGTCTCGAACTGTCCGGCCGCACGGTCGTGGTCGACCAGCGCATGCGCACCAACCTGACAGCCGTCTTCGCGGCCGGCGACGTCACCGAATACCCCGGCAAGGTGCGGCTCATGTCCGTCGGCTTCGGCGAGGTCGCCACCGCGGTCAACAACGCCGCGGTCGAGTTGGACCCGTCCGCCTCGATTTTCCCCGGCCACTCCACCGAAGGAGCCTGACATGCCGTACGTGATCGGCAAGGACTGCGTCGACGTCAACGACCGCGCCTGCATGGACGTCTGCCCCGTCGACTGCATCTACGTCGGCGACCGCAAAAGCTACATCAACGCCGCCGAATGCATCGACTGCGGCGCCTGCGAAGTCGAATGCCCGGTGGAAGCCATCTTCGTGGACCGCAAAGCCCGCGGCGACGAGGAACGAACCCAGTTCGTCGAGGACCAGAAGAACTTCTTCACCATCGTCCTCCCCGGCCGCGACACCCCGCTCGGCGCCCCCGGCGGCGCCCGCAAGGTGGGCGAACTCGGCGTGGACACCCCGTTCATCGCCGACTACGACGCCTAGCTGTCGTTCGCCGGCCGCCTCCGTGATCTGGTCACACCGGTCATCGCACGAAATGAGCCGTCCTCGGCCGGTAGACGCGCCGCGGTGGTGGCCGATCACCGGGCGCGATGAGCCGGGTATGGAAGGCCGCCGCCGTCGCCTGCGCGCGGTCCCGCAGATCCAGCTTCATCAGCACCCGGCCGAAGTGCGTCTTCACCGTCGCCTCACCGATGAACAGCTGCCCGGCGATCTCCGTGTTCGAGAGCCCGTGACCGACCAGCGTCAGGACCTCCCGTTCGCGGGCGGTCAGCACGTCGAGCTCGGCGGAGGTCGGTGCGGTGTCCTGCGGGCGGCTCGCGAACTCCCGGATGAGCTGTTTGACCACCGCCTGGTCGATCCACGCGTCGCCCGCGCCGACCTGCCGGACCGCGGGGACGAGCTGCGTGCCCGCCGCGCTTTTCAGCAGGAACCCGGAGGCGCCGGCCTGCAGCGCCCGGCGCACCATGTCGTCGACTTGGATCGTCGTCAGGATGAGGACCTTCACCGGGTCGTCCGGATCGCTGAACCCGTCGCTCGCGATGACCCGGGTCGCCTCGATACCGTCGGTGCCCGGCATGCTGATGTCCATCACGACGACGTCCGGTCGCAGCTCGGCCGCTCGGGCGATGGCGCCGTCGCCATCCTCCGCCTCGCCGACGACGGCGATGCCGGGCTCGCCGAGGAGCAGCAGGCTCAGGCTCGACCGCACGAGCGGGTCGTCGTCGACGACCATGGTGCGGATGATTCCGTCCGGGTCAGAGGGCATGTTGCGGCTCCAGGCCGGACAGGGGCTCCGGGTGGAAGCCCGTGGTCGCGATCGGCTGTGCGGGAACGGTGATCGGCAGGTGCGCGACGACCGAGAACCCGCCCTCCGGCCGCGGCCCGTACCGGAGGGTGCCGCCGGCCTGGCGGATGCGCTCGTGCTGCCCCCGCAGGCCGTTACCGGTGCTGAACCCGGCGAGCGCCGGGGCGGGCTGCCCGTCACCGTCGTCGTCGATCTCGATCCGGAGGTCGTCGGCCCAGCGGAGTGTCACCCGGGCCCGGCCGCCCACCCCGGCATGTTTGATGCTGTTGATCAGGGCTTCCTGGATCAGCCGCCAGCCGGCCAGATCGGTGCCCGCGTCGAGCACGCGCGGTGTGCCGGTGACGGTGAGGGTCACGTTCAGGCTGTCCAAGCCGACCTGATCGAGCAGGTCGGCAAGGCGGTTCAGTCGTCCGGACTGCTCCGTGACCGCCGCCTGCTCCGGCGGGGCGTCGCCGCCGGCCCGCAGGATCAGCAGCATCTCCCGAAGCTCGTCCATCGCCTGGGTGCTGAGGCTCTGGACCCGGTCGAGTGATTCCTCGGCCGCGGCGGCGTCGGTGCGCAGCAGCTTGGCGGCGCCGGCGGCCTGCAAGGCCATGTGGGTGACCGTGCGGGCGATGACGTCGTGCAGTTCCCTGGCCACGGTCAGCCGGACACGGTTGGCGGCCTCCTTCGTCTCGGCTCGGCGGCGGAACTCCAGTTGCTCCATGTGCGCCCTGCTCGCCCTGCGCCCTCGGCCCGCGCCCCACGCCCCGAAGGTGACGAACCCATACATCGAGGCGACCAGGGGCAGGGTCGTCGAGACCGGGTCGATGGACACGGCCACGATGTAGGCGACGGTGAGGGCCACGGGCACGGCCGCGATCGCCGGTGCGACGTAGACCGACCGCCCCTTGCCGCCGGCCGCCACGGAGTAGAGAGCGAGCCACACGCTGATGATCGGGAGATAGGCCGGCGTGGGCAGCGAGGTGAACGACAACGCGCCGAACACGACGCTGTACCCGGAGATGATCGCGAGCACGAGCAGCGGCCGCTTCTGCCGCCCGAGCAGCACCAGGCCGGCGAGCGCGGTACACGCCAGCATGAGGCAGACCGACCACAGCGGCGGGCGTGGCCGGTCGGGCGCGCTCCAGTCCCAGCACACCCAGAGATCCAAGGCGATCGCGCCGATCGCGGGGGCGATGTCACCGGCCCGCGACAGCCGGACCCGGCGCAGCGCGGTGGTGGTCGTGGGCTCAGCCACAGCAGGCCCCCAGCGCCGTGAAGGGAACGCCGCGGACGGGCTCGAGGGACCGGGCGAAGTCCAGACCGACGTAAACGCCGAGTTCGCCCAGGAAGTGCTCGCGCCGTGGGCCGCGCGGCCCACGGATCGGCCCGTGCTCATGCGCCACCTCCGGGAATCCTCCGGACAGCGACTTGGTGGAGTTCAACCCGAGATCGAGTCCGGCCAACCGGGCCCCCGGCTGCACCCCCGCGGTAATCTCCGGCACCGGCTCGGCCGCATGCGCACTCGCGCTCACGCCCAGCACAACGCCGCCCGTGAAAGCCGCCACCGTCGCCAGACGCGCCAAAACCGGCGAGCAATTTCGCTGAGCCACTACGACTCTCCCTTTCCAACCGAAGCACAATGCCGACGCACCCATCACATACCGTTGGCGCGGCCCGGTAATCAGTTTTCAGTAGTACGACCGTGGTATGACCTCGCTTCACGGAAAAGCGATCACATCAGGGCCCCTGCCGCACGTACCGGTAACCGAATCCGCGGACGCACTCGACCGGCGAGTCCGCCGTGCCCGGCCAGCCCAGCCGCCGCCGCAGCCGCAGCACGGCGAACTTCACCCGCTCCTCGCCGATGCCGGTCGGGTCGTCCCAGACCAGCTCCAGGAGCCTGCGGTGGGACAGCACGATCCCGGCGTTGCGGGTCAGCGTGGCCAGCAGCCGGAACTCGACAGGTGTGAGCCGCACCGGACGCCCGTCCGCGACGATCGAACGGCGCGCCGGATCCACCCGGAGCCGGCCGTCCTCGAAGGCGTCGTCCGCCCAGCGTGCGGCCGGTACACGCCGCAACAGGCGCTCGGCCCGGGCCAGCAGCTCGACCGGCCGGATCCCCCGGCCCACGCAGTCGTCGGCCCCCATCCGCAGGCTTCGCACGACGTCGTCCTCGCCACCGGCCGGGGTCACCATGATGACCGCGACGTCGCTGATCTCGCGGACCCGGCCCAGGGCGTGCCAGCCGTCCGGGTTCGTCAGCCCGGCGTCGATCAGGACCAGATCCGGCTTCATGGCATACATCGTCCGCAGGCAGGCGCGCCCGTCCGGCTCGTGGTGGACGAGATGCCCGGCGCCTTTGATCGCGGCCCAATCGTTTCGCGGCGCGGCCACCAGAATGCGCGCGGAACCGCGCCCGCCGTCCCCATCAGCCATTCCCGTTCCTCTTCGCTCGCCCGGGGTGCCCCACGCGACCCCGGCGATTTCACAATGCAGCCGCCAGGCTCCTGTTTCGTCAGGCCGCGAGCTGATCGCGCTCATACCCCGGTCTGATTCCGGTCGCGCCTGGCGCGTCGGATTCGCAAGTACGGTCGACCGGGGTGAGGAACCGGCGACGCCCGCCAGGGCCCGCCACGTCCGCGGCGGTGGGGTCGTCCTGCGTGCGGCGCCGATGCCGGCTAGGTCGACGGACCGGACCGGGAGGCCGACCCCCGCCTGGCCGGGACAGCCGCCGGGAGGCTGTGCGTCTCGCCCCGGGCCGGCAGCGCGGCCGTGACGGCGGCACGGACCTGGGCGCGGAGCCAGGCGTGGGCGGGGTCCGTGTCGTAGCGCTGGTGCCAGACGCTGATGATCGGTGGGTGGGGCAGGGGGGCCGGGAACTCGTCGACGGACAGGCCGAACGCGTCGGTCAGGGGGCGGCACGACGCCTCGGGGACGGTCACGACGGCGTCGCCGGTGGCCACGATGTGCAGGGCCGTGGCGGCGGTGGCGACGGCGGCCCGCACGTGGCGGTGCAGGCCGTGGGTGGCCAGGTGGTCGTCGACGGGGTCGGTCAGGCGGCCGCGGCGGGACAGGACTATGTGCGGGCGGGCCGCGTACGTGGGAAGGGTTTTGATCTTCGGGGTGTGGCGCCGGCGGGCGATGACCAGACGGTCGTGGCCGAGGGTGGCCGAGCGGAACTCGGGCCGGTCGGGGAGGGTGGCGCCGAGTTGCAGGTCGACGTGGCCGTGGCGGAGGTCGTCGGAGTCGCCGGTGGCCTCGGCCAGCAGACGCACGGTGACGCCGGGCGCCCGGGTGGCCAGGGCGGTCAGCAGCGGCGGGGCCAGGGCGGTGGCCAGCGCGTCGTGGCATTGCAGCGTGAACGTGCGCTCGAGGGTGGCCGGTTCGAGGTCCCGGCTCGGCGTGAGCACGGACCGGGCCTGCTGCAGGACCTCGCCGACACGGTCGCGGATCCCCACCGCGTACGGGGTCGGGGTCATGGTGTGACCGGTGCGCACGAGGATGTCGTCGCCCGTCAGCCGGCGGATGCGGCCCAGCGTACGGCTGACGGCCGGCACCGAGAGCCGCAGACGGTCGGCGGCGCCGGTGACGCTGTTCTCCTCCAGCAGAGCGTGCAGGGCCGTCAGCAGGTTCAGGTCCAATTGCATGAGTGTAAAGAATAGCTTGCCGAGGTTGCATTGGATTTAATCCGGAGAGCGGCCGATGCTCGAAGCATGGATCTTTTGACCA from the Paractinoplanes abujensis genome contains:
- a CDS encoding Rieske 2Fe-2S domain-containing protein; this translates as MVAESTPAPRAERPRRPSRPSRRGRLPGRQDWSSWPHYQEAKAGFRGYWYPVAFSSQITGKPTGITLLGERIMVMRDNGTVYALKDRCPHRGVPLSYGNQQFPGTVSCVYHGWTFDLKTGDLAAAITDGPNSPICGKVTQPTFETAERLGMVWLFVGDGEDAPPIDEQLPEELVENAAVIGARIQPREGNWRFAAENGYDEGHAKYLHRTALWRLFKAMPVHNDTRIVKRGRWIYRVQDNQYWDADFPGLGTWSGKAWYKIDPSKKKPGATANRNIGNTGGAAKVNEVIAAQEFPGFASISMPGVLRIAYPGFIHYEFYVPVDADNHLYVGVMVNFAKGAATLPFYAKYLGAIRWLFHGEFSGQDKWMVEVTDAPPERLYRPDESLLQWRKLAEDVTEERVERLREQGITAEHGKPEVTR
- a CDS encoding NAD(P)/FAD-dependent oxidoreductase — encoded protein: MEPTTTIHTDLVIVGAGPTGLYGAFCAGFRGLSTVLVDALPQVGGQIAALYPEKVVRDVAGLPAVTGRELVDGLAAQADAFGTRYLLERQAVGIGHEAGRPQLTLSDGTIVDAGAVVLTAGIGTFTPRALPAGEEFLGRGLSYFVPDLSAHTDRDVVVVGGGDSAIDWANALVPLARSVTVVHRRARFRAHAASITEAEQAGVVFRTNCEVSELLGGDRLEKVRIGDELVEADSVIAALGFISDLGPLADWGLELSGRTVVVDQRMRTNLTAVFAAGDVTEYPGKVRLMSVGFGEVATAVNNAAVELDPSASIFPGHSTEGA
- a CDS encoding indolepyruvate ferredoxin oxidoreductase subunit alpha, which encodes MPYVIGKDCVDVNDRACMDVCPVDCIYVGDRKSYINAAECIDCGACEVECPVEAIFVDRKARGDEERTQFVEDQKNFFTIVLPGRDTPLGAPGGARKVGELGVDTPFIADYDA
- a CDS encoding response regulator, with amino-acid sequence MPSDPDGIIRTMVVDDDPLVRSSLSLLLLGEPGIAVVGEAEDGDGAIARAAELRPDVVVMDISMPGTDGIEATRVIASDGFSDPDDPVKVLILTTIQVDDMVRRALQAGASGFLLKSAAGTQLVPAVRQVGAGDAWIDQAVVKQLIREFASRPQDTAPTSAELDVLTAREREVLTLVGHGLSNTEIAGQLFIGEATVKTHFGRVLMKLDLRDRAQATAAAFHTRLIAPGDRPPPRRVYRPRTAHFVR
- a CDS encoding sensor histidine kinase, producing the protein MAEPTTTTALRRVRLSRAGDIAPAIGAIALDLWVCWDWSAPDRPRPPLWSVCLMLACTALAGLVLLGRQKRPLLVLAIISGYSVVFGALSFTSLPTPAYLPIISVWLALYSVAAGGKGRSVYVAPAIAAVPVALTVAYIVAVSIDPVSTTLPLVASMYGFVTFGAWGAGRGRRASRAHMEQLEFRRRAETKEAANRVRLTVARELHDVIARTVTHMALQAAGAAKLLRTDAAAAEESLDRVQSLSTQAMDELREMLLILRAGGDAPPEQAAVTEQSGRLNRLADLLDQVGLDSLNVTLTVTGTPRVLDAGTDLAGWRLIQEALINSIKHAGVGGRARVTLRWADDLRIEIDDDGDGQPAPALAGFSTGNGLRGQHERIRQAGGTLRYGPRPEGGFSVVAHLPITVPAQPIATTGFHPEPLSGLEPQHAL
- a CDS encoding response regulator transcription factor, producing the protein MADGDGGRGSARILVAAPRNDWAAIKGAGHLVHHEPDGRACLRTMYAMKPDLVLIDAGLTNPDGWHALGRVREISDVAVIMVTPAGGEDDVVRSLRMGADDCVGRGIRPVELLARAERLLRRVPAARWADDAFEDGRLRVDPARRSIVADGRPVRLTPVEFRLLATLTRNAGIVLSHRRLLELVWDDPTGIGEERVKFAVLRLRRRLGWPGTADSPVECVRGFGYRYVRQGP